From Vidua macroura isolate BioBank_ID:100142 chromosome 8, ASM2450914v1, whole genome shotgun sequence, one genomic window encodes:
- the LRRTM3 gene encoding leucine-rich repeat transmembrane neuronal protein 3 isoform X3 — MGFNVIRLLSGSAVALVIAPTVLLTMLSSAERGCPKGCRCEGKMVYCESQKLQEIPSSISAGCLGLSLRYNSLQKLKYNQFKGLNQLTWLYLDHNHISNIDENAFSGIRRLKELILSSNRISYFLNNTFRPVTNLRNLDLSYNQLQSLGSEQFRGLRKLLSLHLRSNSLRTIPVRIFQDCRNLELLDLGYNRIRSLARNVFAGMIRLKELHLEHNQFSKLNLALFPRLVSLQNLYLQWNKISVIGQTMSWTWSSLQRLDLSGNEIEAFSGPSVFQCVPNLQRLNLDSNKLTFIGQEILDSWISLNDISLAGNIWECSRNICSLVNWLKSFKGLRENTIICASPKELQGVNVIDAVKNYSICGKSTTERFELARALPKPTFKPKLTRPKHDSKPPLPPTMGATEASSEPEHDTEHISFHKIIAGSVALFLSVLVILLVIYVSWKRYPASMKQLQQRSLMRRHRKKKRQSLKQMTPSTQEFYVDYKPTNTETSEMLLNGTGPCTYNKSGSRECEV; from the exons ATGG gtTTCAATGTAATTAGGCTACTGAGCGGATCAGCTGTAGCTCTGGTAATAGCCCCTACTGTATTACTGACAATGCTTTCTTCTGCTGAACGAGGATGCCCTAAGGGCTGTAGGTGTGAAGGCAAAATGGTATATTGTGAATCTCAGAAATTGCAGGAGATTCCCTCAAGTATATCTGCTGGTTGTTTAGGTTTGTCCCTTCGATATAACAGCCTCCAAAAACTAAAATACAATCAATTTAAAGGTCTTAATCAACTCACCTGGCTCTATTTAGACCATAACCACATCAGCAATATTGACGAAAATGCTTTCAGTGGAATACGCAGACTAAAAGAGTTGATCTTGAGTTCCAACAGAATCTCCTATTTTCTTAATAATACCTTCAGACCTGTGACAAACCTCCGGAATTTGGATCTGTCATACAATCAGCTGCAGTCTCTGGGATCTGAACAGTTCAGGGGCTTAAGGAAGCTGCTGAGTTTACATTTGCGGTCCAATTCCCTAAGAACCATCCCTGTTCGAATATTTCAAGATTGTAGGAACCTTGAACTGTTGGACCTGGGTTATAATCGCATCCGGAGTTTAGCAAGGAATGTCTTTGCAGGTATGATCAGACTGAAAGAGCTTCATCTGGAGCACAATCAATTTTCTAAGCTCAACCTGGCACTTTTTCCAAGGCTAGTCAGCCTTCAAAACCTTTATTTACAGTGGAATAAAATCAGTGTGATAGGACAAACTATGTCCTGGACCTGGAGCTCATTACAAAGACTTGATTTATCTGGCAATGAAATAGAAGCTTTCAGTGGACCTAGTGTTTTTCAGTGTGTGCCCAATTTACAGCGCCTCAACCTGGATTCCAACAAGCTCACATTTATTGGTCAAGAAATTTTGGATTCTTGGATATCTCTCAATGACATCAGCCTTGCCGGGAATATATGGGAATGCAGCAGAAACATTTGCTCACTGGTAAACTGGCTTAAAAGTTTTAAAGGGCTGAGggaaaatacaattatttgTGCCAGCCCCAAAGAGCTGCAAGGGGTGAATGTTATTGATGCAGTGAAAAACTACAGCATCTGTGGCAAGAGTACCACGGAAAGGTTTGAACTAGCACGAGCTCTCCCAAAGCCAACGTTTAAACCAAAACTCACCAGGCCTAAACACGACAGCAAGCCCCCTCTGCCCCCAACTATGGGAGCCACCGAAGCCAGCTCCGAGCCCGAGCACGACACAGAACACATCTCCTTCCATAAAATCATAGCAGGCAGCGTGGCTCTCTTCCTGTCGGTGCTGGTGATCCTGCTGGTGATCTATGTGTCATGGAAGCGTTACCCTGCCAGCatgaagcagctgcagcagcgcTCTCTCATGCGAaggcacaggaaaaagaaaagacagtcGCTGAAGCAAATGACTCCAAGCACACAGGAATTTTATGTAGATTACAAACCTACCAACACTGAAACCAGTGAGATGCTGCTGAATGGAACAGGACCCTGCACGTATAACAAATCAGGCTCCAGGGAATGCGAG